The Platichthys flesus chromosome 8, fPlaFle2.1, whole genome shotgun sequence genome has a window encoding:
- the hdac3 gene encoding histone deacetylase 3, translating into MSNRTSYFYDPDVGNFHYGAGHPMKPHRLSLTHSLVLHYGLYKKMMVFKPYKASQHDMCRFHSEDYIDFLQKVSPNNMQGFTKSLNTFNVGDDCPVFPGLFEFCSRYTGASLQGATQLNHKICDIAINWAGGLHHAKKFEASGFCYVNDIVISILELLKYHPRVLYIDIDIHHGDGVQEAFYLTDRVMTVSFHKYGNYFFPGTGDMYEVGAESGRYYCLNVPLRDGIDDQSYRHLFQPVIKQVVDFYQPTCIVLQCGADSLGCDRLGCFNLSIRGHGDCVEFVKSFKIPLLVLGGGGYTVRNVARCWTFETSLLVDEPISDELPYSEYFEYFAPDFTLHPDVSTRIENQNSRQYLEQIRQTVFENLKMLNHAPSVQIHDVPSDMLSYERTDEPDPDERGAEDNYTRPEAPNEFYDGDHDNDKESDVEI; encoded by the exons ATGAGCAACCGGACCTCCTACTTTTACGACCCCGACGTGGGCAACTTTCATTACG GTGCTGGCCACCCCATGAAGCCACACCGCTTGTCCCTCACTCACAGTCTGGTGTTGCACTATGGACTTTACAAGAAAATGATG gtGTTCAAGCCATACAAAGCATCTCAGCATGACATGTGTCGTTTCCACTCTGAAGACTACATAGACTTTCTGCAGAAGGTCAGCCCCAACAACATGCAGGGCTTCACAAAGAGCCTCAACACATTCAATGTGGGAGATGACTG TCCTGTGTTTCCAGGTCTTTTTGAGTTCTGCTCAAGATACACTGGAGCCTCTCTACAGGGAGCCACACAGCTCAACCACAAG ATCTGTGACATTGCCATAAACTGGGCAGGAGGTTTGCATCATGCTAAGAAGTTTGAG GCGTCTGGATTTTGCTACGTCAACGACATCGTCATTAGTATCCTGGAGCTACTCAA ATACCATCCAAGGGTTCTGTACATCGACATAGACATTCATCATGGGGACGGCGTCCAGGAAGCCTTTTACCTGACCGACCGTGTCATGACTGTGTCCTTCCACAAATATGGGAACTACTTTTTTCCTGGAACAG gTGACATGTATGAGGTAGGGGCAGAGAGCGGACGATACTACTGCCTCAATGTTCCTCTTAGAGACGGCATCGATGACCAGA gctACAGACACTTGTTCCAGCCGGTTATTAAACAGGTGGTGGATTTCTACCAACCCACCTGTATCGTCCTGCAG TGTGGAGCAGATTCTCTGGGCTGTGACAGACTGGGCTGCTTCAACCTCAGTATACGAGGACATGG TGATTGTGTGGAGTTTGTAAAGAGCTTTAAGATTCCACTGTTGgtcctgggaggaggaggatacaCAGTGAGGAACGTGGCTCGCTGCTG gacCTTTGAGACATCTCTGCTGGTGGATGAACCCATCAGCGATGAGCTGCCTTATAGCG AGTATTTTGAATACTTTGCTCCAGACTTTACGCTGCATCCTGATGTTAGCACCAGGATAGAAAACCAGAACTCCAGACAG TACTTGGAGCAGATCCGTCAGACAGTGTTTGAGAACTTGAAGATGTTGAACCACGCACCGAGTGTCCAGATTCACGACGTTCCCTCTGACATGCTGAGCTACGAACGCACTGATGAGCCCGACCCTGACGAGAGGGGGGCTGAGGATAACTACACCAG GCCAGAGGCGCCCAATGAGTTCTACGATGGCGACCACGACAACGACAAAGAGAGTGACGTAGAGATTTGA